One genomic segment of Vibrio quintilis includes these proteins:
- a CDS encoding urea amidolyase associated protein UAAP1, protein MPTSQQPIFTELLPGAAHWSMKIPKGFVLTARDLEGGANLSLLFYNPDNLLERYNAPDTLKCQHTFKLTAGHCLYSDMGRVFCTILRDDTGWIDTVCGVANKEKVSEKWGDRSYQADRNQWRQNGYDSLLVEVAKYGLGKRDLAANLNLFSKVSTDAEGNLSFAASHSHPGHEIALRFEMDTLVVLTTCPHPLNPATEYPFKPVELTLTEATKITPPLPLHGQAENQRGLENNRRYHCAHTHSFHSHSAPEVQA, encoded by the coding sequence ATGCCAACATCACAACAACCGATTTTTACAGAATTACTGCCCGGCGCAGCACACTGGTCAATGAAAATCCCTAAAGGTTTTGTCCTGACCGCCAGAGATTTGGAAGGCGGCGCTAATCTCAGCCTGCTGTTTTACAATCCGGACAATTTACTGGAACGCTATAACGCACCGGATACCCTGAAATGCCAGCATACCTTTAAGCTCACCGCAGGCCATTGCCTGTACTCTGATATGGGCCGGGTGTTCTGCACCATTCTCCGGGATGATACCGGCTGGATTGATACCGTGTGCGGCGTTGCGAATAAAGAGAAAGTGTCAGAAAAATGGGGAGATCGCAGCTATCAGGCAGACCGGAATCAATGGAGACAGAATGGCTATGATTCCCTGCTGGTTGAAGTTGCTAAATACGGACTGGGTAAACGCGATCTGGCTGCGAACCTCAACCTGTTCAGCAAAGTCAGCACGGATGCTGAAGGCAACCTGAGTTTTGCTGCCAGCCACAGTCACCCCGGCCACGAAATTGCCCTGCGCTTTGAAATGGACACGTTAGTCGTCCTGACCACCTGCCCGCATCCGTTAAATCCGGCGACGGAGTATCCGTTTAAACCCGTTGAGCTGACCCTGACCGAAGCGACAAAAATCACGCCGCCTCTCCCGCTACACGGACAGGCTGAAAACCAGCGCGGACTGGAAAACAACCGACGTTATCACTGCGCCCATACTCACTCCTTTCACTCTCACTCAGCGCCGGAGGTACAGGCATGA
- a CDS encoding urea amidolyase associated protein UAAP2 — MITESKLHPETAIRRDVIPAGDYYMQVIQKGQTFRILDMEGNQAADTLFYNASHPAERYSAIDTIREQGNVYLTTGTKILSDQGNVMLEIVADTCGRHDTLGGACATESNTVRYALEKKTMHACRDSWLLAVTEHEEFGLTKRDITHNINFFMNVPVTESGGLTFEDGISAPGKYVEMKAEMDVIVLISNCPQLNNPCNAYNPTPVEVLVWDE, encoded by the coding sequence ATGATTACCGAAAGCAAACTTCACCCTGAAACCGCCATCCGCCGTGATGTCATCCCGGCCGGTGATTACTATATGCAGGTGATTCAAAAAGGGCAAACCTTCCGTATTCTTGATATGGAAGGGAATCAGGCTGCTGATACTCTGTTCTATAACGCCAGTCATCCGGCGGAGCGCTACAGCGCCATCGATACCATTCGTGAGCAGGGCAATGTTTACCTGACCACTGGTACAAAGATTCTGTCTGATCAGGGCAATGTGATGCTGGAAATTGTCGCCGATACCTGCGGCCGCCATGACACGTTAGGCGGCGCCTGTGCTACCGAAAGTAATACGGTCCGGTATGCGCTGGAGAAAAAGACCATGCACGCCTGCCGGGACAGCTGGTTGCTGGCCGTCACTGAGCATGAAGAGTTTGGCCTGACCAAGCGGGATATCACTCATAACATCAATTTCTTTATGAATGTACCGGTTACTGAAAGCGGTGGCCTGACGTTTGAAGATGGCATCAGCGCACCAGGAAAATACGTCGAAATGAAAGCTGAAATGGATGTGATTGTCCTGATCTCTAACTGCCCGCAGCTGAATAATCCCTGTAATGCATATAACCCGACACCAGTCGAAGTGCTGGTTTGGGATGAATAA